In a single window of the Rhizobiaceae bacterium genome:
- a CDS encoding nucleoside deaminase: protein MTNSTELADRLLDVIEHDIVPKTAVGVSHGNKLFGAAILRKDDQSLVLAETNNEMENPLWHGEIHCLKRFYEMPKADRPDTGECIFIATHEPCSLCLSAITWTGFDNFYYLFSHEDSRDSFAIPHDLRILKEVFRLDPGGYNAENAYWKSHSIRKLIRTLPESDRERLEARVRDIATKYDDLSETYQAGKDTNDIPLS, encoded by the coding sequence ATGACAAACAGCACCGAGCTGGCCGACCGTTTGCTGGACGTAATCGAGCACGACATCGTTCCCAAAACCGCTGTCGGGGTTTCTCACGGCAACAAGCTGTTCGGTGCGGCGATCCTGCGCAAGGATGATCAATCCTTGGTTCTGGCCGAGACCAACAATGAAATGGAGAACCCGCTCTGGCATGGCGAGATACATTGCCTGAAGCGCTTTTACGAAATGCCGAAAGCCGACCGGCCAGATACGGGCGAGTGCATTTTCATCGCCACGCACGAGCCGTGCTCGCTGTGCCTTTCGGCCATCACGTGGACGGGCTTCGACAATTTCTACTACCTGTTCAGCCATGAGGATTCGCGCGATTCCTTTGCGATTCCCCATGACCTTCGCATTTTGAAGGAAGTGTTCAGGCTCGATCCCGGTGGATACAACGCCGAGAACGCCTATTGGAAAAGCCATTCAATACGTAAGCTTATACGAACGCTCCCGGAGTCGGACCGGGAGCGTCTTGAAGCGCGCGTTCGTGACATCGCAACCAAATATGACGACCTTTCCGAAACCTATCAGGCCGGGAAAGACACGAACGACATTCCTCTAAGTTAA
- a CDS encoding bifunctional allantoicase/(S)-ureidoglycine aminohydrolase has translation MKLRNYYAPKGGLPPQSDLVTDRAIFTHAYAVIPRRQFSDIVASYLPHWDRTRLWVIARPLSGFAETFSQYIMEVQPGGGSDKPEPDTSAEAVLFVVDGVVSLVIEGEQYDLAPGGYAYLPPARHWTLRNRSDEPARFHWIRKAYEYVEGLEAPDPLVMNEQDIDPVPMPDTEGRWATTRFVNPTDLRHDMQVTIVTLQPGGIIPFPETHVMEHGLYVLQGKAVYRLNNDWVEVEAGDFMWLRAFCPQACYAGGDRPFRYLLYKDVNRHPRLGHFLR, from the coding sequence ATGAAGCTTCGCAACTACTACGCACCAAAGGGCGGATTGCCGCCGCAAAGTGACCTCGTCACCGACCGTGCGATCTTCACCCATGCCTATGCGGTAATCCCGCGCCGCCAATTCTCGGACATCGTCGCCAGCTACCTGCCGCATTGGGACCGCACCCGCCTGTGGGTCATCGCGCGTCCGCTTTCCGGCTTTGCGGAAACTTTTTCGCAATACATCATGGAAGTGCAGCCGGGCGGAGGCAGCGACAAGCCAGAACCCGACACCAGCGCCGAAGCCGTGCTGTTCGTGGTGGACGGTGTTGTGTCGCTGGTCATCGAAGGCGAGCAATACGACCTCGCCCCCGGCGGCTATGCCTATCTGCCGCCCGCGCGCCACTGGACGCTGCGCAATCGTTCGGACGAACCCGCGCGCTTCCACTGGATTCGCAAGGCTTATGAATATGTCGAAGGGCTGGAAGCGCCCGACCCGCTCGTTATGAACGAGCAGGACATCGATCCGGTACCCATGCCGGACACTGAGGGCAGATGGGCCACGACGCGTTTCGTGAACCCTACAGACCTGCGTCACGACATGCAGGTCACAATCGTCACGCTGCAGCCCGGCGGCATCATCCCCTTCCCCGAGACCCACGTCATGGAACACGGGCTCTATGTTTTGCAGGGCAAGGCCGTGTACCGGCTGAACAATGACTGGGTGGAGGTGGAAGCCGGCGATTTCATGTGGCTGCGCGCATTCTGCCCGCAAGCCTGCTACGCAGGCGGCGACCGGCCCTTTCGTTATCTGCTCTACAAGGACGTGAACCGCCATCCCCGGCTCGGGCACTTCCTGCGGTGA
- the xylB gene encoding xylulokinase codes for MYLGIDLGTSGVKALLIDADQTAVASGHASLDVSRPHAGWSEQDPAHWIKAVETSIAALKASHSTELAAVKGIGLSGHMHGATLIDASDTVLRPCILWNDTRSHAEAAALDADPMFRRITGNIVFPGFTAPKLAWVAKHEPQLFGRVAKVLLPKDYLRLWLTGEHISEMSDSAGTSWLDVAKRRWSKELLDATGLTEGQMPTLVEGTERGGTLRAELAAAWGMRPGVVVAGGAGDNAASAAGMGTVLPGQAFVSIGTSGVLFAANGAYLPNAESAVHTFCHALPNAWHQMGVILSASDSLAWLGGITGRKPGELTAELGEDLDAPGAVLFLPYLSGERTPHNDAAIRGVFVGLAHQSDRKALTQAVLEGVSFAFRDSLEALRKAGTTLDRVTAIGGGSRSRYWLKSIATALGIPVDVPADGDFGAAFGAARLGLIAAENADPASVLTPPRTAETIEPVTGLADAYKDAYQRYVALYPAIKGAAL; via the coding sequence TATCTTGGCATTGACCTCGGTACGTCAGGCGTCAAAGCGCTCCTGATCGACGCCGACCAGACCGCCGTCGCGTCGGGTCATGCCTCGCTGGACGTGTCACGTCCGCATGCGGGTTGGTCGGAACAGGACCCTGCGCATTGGATCAAGGCGGTCGAGACATCGATTGCGGCCCTTAAGGCCTCGCATTCCACAGAACTTGCAGCGGTCAAGGGCATCGGCCTTTCGGGACATATGCATGGCGCGACTTTGATCGATGCATCGGATACCGTGCTGCGTCCCTGCATTCTCTGGAACGACACGCGCAGCCATGCCGAAGCTGCCGCGCTGGACGCGGACCCGATGTTCCGCAGAATCACAGGCAATATCGTGTTTCCGGGTTTCACCGCGCCCAAGCTGGCATGGGTGGCGAAGCACGAGCCGCAACTGTTCGGGCGTGTGGCAAAGGTGCTGCTGCCGAAGGATTATCTGAGGCTCTGGCTGACCGGCGAGCATATATCCGAAATGTCGGATTCCGCGGGCACCTCATGGCTCGACGTTGCGAAGCGCCGTTGGTCGAAAGAGCTTCTTGACGCCACGGGCCTGACGGAAGGCCAGATGCCAACGCTGGTTGAAGGCACCGAGCGGGGTGGGACGCTGCGCGCTGAACTGGCCGCCGCATGGGGCATGCGGCCCGGCGTGGTCGTGGCCGGGGGCGCGGGAGACAATGCCGCGTCTGCCGCAGGCATGGGCACCGTCCTGCCGGGGCAGGCCTTTGTGTCGATCGGAACGTCTGGCGTCCTGTTCGCGGCGAATGGTGCTTATCTGCCGAATGCGGAGAGCGCGGTGCATACGTTTTGTCACGCGCTGCCGAATGCCTGGCACCAGATGGGGGTGATCCTTTCGGCTTCGGACTCGCTGGCGTGGTTGGGCGGAATTACGGGCCGGAAGCCGGGCGAGTTGACCGCCGAACTGGGCGAAGACCTCGATGCGCCGGGCGCGGTGCTGTTCCTGCCCTATCTTTCAGGGGAGCGCACCCCGCACAATGACGCCGCGATCCGCGGGGTGTTTGTCGGGCTTGCGCACCAGTCCGACCGAAAGGCGCTGACGCAGGCTGTGCTGGAGGGCGTTTCGTTCGCGTTCCGCGACAGCCTTGAAGCGCTTCGTAAGGCAGGAACGACGCTTGATCGTGTGACTGCCATCGGCGGCGGGTCCCGTTCGCGCTACTGGCTGAAATCCATAGCCACGGCGCTCGGGATTCCGGTCGATGTGCCGGCGGACGGCGATTTCGGCGCCGCATTCGGTGCGGCGCGGCTTGGGCTGATCGCTGCCGAAAATGCCGATCCGGCAAGCGTGCTGACGCCGCCGCGCACCGCCGAAACGATCGAGCCGGTCACTGGTCTGGCCGATGCCTACAAGGACGCATATCAGCGCTATGTCGCGCTCTATCCAGCGATAAAGGGAGCAGCTTTATGA
- a CDS encoding ureidoglycolate lyase — protein sequence MTKQITAVPLTRKSFAPFGDVIDTEGGNHYPINGGRCERYHDLARVEATGPGARVLISLFKAMPYDFPLALTMVERHPFGSQAFIPLSPRPFLVIVCHDTPDGPGIPNAFLTRPGQGVNYPRNLWHGVLTPIGEPQDFAVVDRGGEGKNIEEFFFPEPYEVHLP from the coding sequence ATGACGAAACAAATCACTGCCGTCCCGCTGACGCGCAAGAGCTTCGCGCCCTTCGGAGACGTGATCGACACGGAAGGCGGCAATCACTATCCAATCAATGGCGGGCGCTGCGAACGCTACCATGACCTTGCCCGTGTCGAGGCCACAGGCCCCGGCGCTCGCGTGCTGATCTCGCTTTTCAAGGCAATGCCCTACGATTTCCCCCTCGCATTGACCATGGTGGAGCGCCACCCTTTCGGCAGTCAGGCTTTCATTCCGCTGTCGCCACGGCCCTTTCTCGTGATCGTCTGCCATGACACGCCGGACGGGCCAGGCATACCGAACGCCTTCCTCACCAGGCCCGGACAGGGCGTCAACTATCCACGCAATCTTTGGCACGGCGTGCTGACGCCAATTGGCGAGCCGCAGGATTTTGCGGTGGTGGATCGGGGCGGTGAGGGCAAAAACATCGAAGAGTTTTTCTTTCCCGAGCCATATGAGGTTCACTTGCCATGA
- the xdhA gene encoding xanthine dehydrogenase small subunit, producing MAKVQPRSEIRFLLNGEDVALREVAPGETLLDYLRLRRNLRGTKEGCAEGDCGACTVLIGRLHGGRLVYESVNACIRFLGSLDGTHVVTVEHLKGVDGKLHPVQQAMVDFHGSQCGFCTPGFVMSLYGLWMREANPSDAAIEKALQGNLCRCTGYEAILRAARAISDYGKVTKDPLLAERNSVMERLAAMRDGLRVEMGSNKDRLIIPATVDDFAKVLEAEPGATIVSGSTDVGLWVTKHMRDISPAVFISGLEELKSIREEKGGITIGAGVTYTEAFETLAKRVPALGALIDRIGGEQVRNMGTIGGNIANGSPIGDTPPPLIVLGATLTLRKGRKRRKVPLEQYFIAYGKQDRQPGEFVEAVHVPVPAPDSHFAVYKVSKRRDEDITSTLGAFLLQLKGGVVKDIRIAYGGMAATPKRASAVEAALVGKPWTDANVEAALDAYADDFQPLTDMRATADYRALAARNLLVRFHAETTGTKEPIQVSRAA from the coding sequence ATGGCCAAGGTGCAACCCAGGTCCGAAATCCGCTTTCTGCTCAACGGCGAGGACGTCGCCCTGCGCGAGGTCGCGCCGGGCGAGACGCTGCTCGACTATCTGCGCCTGCGCCGCAATCTGCGCGGAACGAAGGAGGGCTGCGCGGAAGGCGACTGCGGCGCATGCACCGTGCTGATCGGGCGTTTGCACGGGGGCAGGCTCGTCTATGAAAGTGTCAATGCCTGCATCCGCTTTCTGGGATCGCTCGACGGCACGCATGTGGTGACGGTCGAACACCTCAAGGGTGTTGATGGCAAGCTCCACCCGGTCCAGCAGGCAATGGTGGATTTCCACGGTTCACAATGCGGTTTCTGCACCCCCGGCTTTGTGATGTCGCTCTATGGCCTGTGGATGCGGGAAGCCAATCCCTCCGATGCCGCGATTGAAAAGGCGCTTCAGGGAAATCTGTGCCGGTGCACAGGATATGAGGCCATCCTGCGCGCGGCTCGCGCGATTTCCGACTATGGCAAGGTTACGAAAGACCCGCTTCTGGCGGAGCGCAATTCGGTGATGGAGCGGCTGGCGGCGATGCGCGACGGCCTGCGTGTCGAAATGGGCTCCAACAAGGATAGGCTTATCATACCTGCCACCGTGGATGATTTCGCGAAGGTGCTTGAGGCGGAGCCCGGGGCGACAATCGTGTCGGGGTCCACCGATGTCGGCCTGTGGGTGACGAAGCACATGCGCGATATTTCGCCGGCGGTGTTCATCTCCGGGCTGGAGGAGTTGAAATCGATCCGGGAGGAAAAGGGCGGCATCACGATCGGTGCGGGCGTGACCTACACGGAAGCATTCGAGACGCTGGCGAAGCGAGTCCCCGCGCTCGGCGCGCTCATCGACAGGATCGGCGGCGAGCAGGTTCGCAACATGGGAACGATCGGCGGGAACATTGCCAATGGCTCGCCCATCGGCGACACGCCGCCACCGCTGATCGTGCTTGGCGCCACATTGACGCTTCGCAAGGGTCGCAAGCGCCGCAAGGTCCCCCTTGAGCAATATTTTATCGCCTACGGCAAGCAGGATCGCCAGCCGGGCGAGTTCGTCGAAGCGGTGCATGTGCCTGTTCCCGCTCCGGACAGCCATTTCGCCGTCTACAAGGTGTCCAAGCGCCGCGACGAGGACATTACCTCGACACTTGGCGCTTTCCTTCTTCAGTTGAAGGGTGGTGTGGTGAAGGACATCCGCATCGCCTATGGCGGCATGGCGGCGACCCCGAAGCGCGCCAGCGCGGTTGAAGCCGCACTTGTCGGCAAGCCATGGACGGACGCGAATGTCGAGGCTGCTCTCGACGCTTATGCGGATGATTTCCAGCCCCTGACGGACATGCGGGCGACCGCCGACTATCGCGCGCTTGCCGCGCGCAATCTGCTCGTCCGCTTCCATGCGGAGACGACCGGCACGAAAGAGCCGATCCAGGTTTCGAGGGCCGCGTGA
- the uraH gene encoding hydroxyisourate hydrolase gives MTGTLTTHVLDTARGLPAAGLKISLYRVSGNSHSKIKDVTTNADGRCDAPLLAGAEFATGVYELIFYAGDYLRASGQELPEPAFLDIVPLRFGIAEERHYHVPLLISPYGYSTYRGS, from the coding sequence ATGACAGGCACGTTGACCACCCACGTTCTTGACACTGCTCGGGGCCTGCCGGCGGCGGGCCTGAAAATCTCGCTGTATCGCGTCAGCGGCAATTCGCACAGCAAGATCAAGGATGTCACGACCAATGCCGACGGTCGTTGCGATGCGCCCCTCCTCGCGGGAGCCGAGTTCGCGACCGGTGTGTATGAGCTCATATTCTACGCCGGCGATTATTTGCGTGCTTCCGGACAGGAACTGCCCGAACCGGCGTTCCTGGACATTGTTCCGCTGCGCTTCGGCATCGCCGAGGAGAGGCACTACCATGTGCCACTGTTGATCTCGCCCTATGGCTATTCAACCTATCGCGGGAGTTGA
- the puuE gene encoding allantoinase PuuE: protein MRYVRDMRGYGPNPPDPKWPGGAYVAVQFVLNYEEGGENNILHGDAASEAFLSEIVGAAPWPGLRHWNMESIYEYGARAGFWRLHRMFTEAQVPVTIYGVASALARSPDHVAAMQQAGWEIASHGLKWIDYREYSIEDERRDLQEAIRLHKEVTGERPTGWYTGRTSVNTVRLVAEEGGFAYLSDTYDDDLPYWLDHDGHGNAIAPQLVIPYTLDANDMRFATAQGFNTGEQFFTYLKDSFDTLYAEGKAGRPAMMSVGLHCRLVGRPGRAASLKRFIDYVLSHENVWLPRRIDIARHWHEHHPYKPHDLRPSRMNKDDFVKVFGGIFEHSPWIAERAYDLELGPANDSAGGLHNALARVFRSADEKERFGVLTAHPDLAGKLAQAKRLTAESTSEQASAGLDALTDEERETFTRLNSEYVGKFGFPFIIAVRDNTKSSILDAFRKRIANSREEEFATACRQVERIAWYRLKDLLPA, encoded by the coding sequence ATGCGATATGTACGTGACATGCGCGGCTACGGCCCGAACCCGCCCGATCCGAAATGGCCGGGCGGTGCATATGTCGCCGTGCAATTCGTGCTGAACTACGAAGAAGGCGGCGAAAACAACATCCTGCACGGCGACGCCGCATCCGAAGCCTTCCTCTCCGAAATCGTCGGCGCCGCTCCCTGGCCTGGATTGCGCCACTGGAACATGGAATCCATTTACGAATATGGCGCACGCGCGGGGTTCTGGCGGCTGCACCGCATGTTCACAGAAGCGCAAGTGCCCGTCACAATATATGGAGTGGCTTCCGCATTGGCCCGTTCGCCTGACCACGTCGCGGCAATGCAGCAGGCCGGCTGGGAAATCGCCTCACACGGCCTGAAATGGATCGACTATCGCGAATATTCGATCGAAGACGAGCGCAGGGACCTGCAAGAAGCCATCCGCCTGCACAAGGAAGTGACCGGCGAACGCCCCACCGGCTGGTATACGGGGCGCACTTCGGTCAACACCGTGCGACTTGTTGCCGAGGAAGGCGGTTTTGCCTATCTCTCGGATACCTATGACGACGACCTGCCCTATTGGCTCGACCATGACGGGCATGGCAACGCCATCGCGCCGCAACTGGTGATCCCCTATACGCTCGACGCCAACGACATGCGCTTCGCCACCGCGCAGGGCTTCAATACGGGCGAACAATTCTTCACCTATCTCAAGGATTCCTTCGACACGCTCTACGCCGAGGGCAAGGCCGGGCGGCCTGCGATGATGAGCGTCGGCCTCCACTGCCGACTTGTCGGGCGACCGGGCCGCGCGGCATCGCTCAAGCGCTTCATCGATTACGTGCTGTCGCATGAAAATGTCTGGCTGCCGCGACGCATCGACATCGCGCGCCATTGGCACGAACATCATCCTTACAAACCGCACGATCTGCGGCCCTCGCGCATGAACAAGGACGACTTCGTCAAGGTGTTCGGCGGCATATTCGAGCATTCGCCATGGATCGCCGAGCGCGCCTATGATCTGGAGCTTGGACCGGCGAATGACAGCGCGGGCGGATTACACAATGCGCTTGCCCGCGTTTTCCGCTCCGCCGACGAAAAGGAGCGGTTTGGCGTGCTCACCGCCCATCCCGATCTCGCGGGAAAGCTGGCGCAAGCAAAACGGCTGACCGCTGAATCGACGTCGGAGCAGGCGAGCGCGGGCCTCGACGCACTGACCGATGAGGAACGCGAAACCTTCACCCGGCTGAACTCCGAATATGTCGGGAAGTTCGGCTTTCCCTTCATCATTGCAGTGCGTGACAACACCAAATCCAGCATCCTCGATGCCTTCAGGAAGCGCATCGCCAACAGCCGCGAGGAAGAATTCGCCACAGCATGCCGCCAGGTGGAGCGGATCGCGTGGTACCGGCTCAAGGATCTGCTGCCGGCATGA
- the xylA gene encoding xylose isomerase yields the protein MTTRFFGDIKPVKYEGPDSTNPLAYRFYNPDEKVLGKRMEDHLRFSVAYWHSFAWPGGDPFGGQTFERPWFGDTMKHAKHKADVAFEMFSLLGVPFYCFHDADVRPEGKNFTESAERLDEIADYFAQKQQETGVKLLWGTANLFSNRRFMAGAATNPDPDVFAYSAATVKKCIDVTQKLGGANYVLWGGREGYETLLNTDLKRERQQAGRFLCMVVDYAKKIGFKGTILIEPKPQEPTKHQYDYDVATVYGFLKDFGLEKEVKLNIEQGHAILAGHSFEHELALAGALGVFGSIDMNRNDYQSGWDTDQFPNNVPEMALAYYYVLQNGGFTTGGTNFDAKLRRQSLDPQDLLVAHVGGMDCCARGLKAAAKMVEDKALSKPLDDRYAGWDSAEAKAMLSGKRTLEEIAKRVVAEGIEPEPRSGRQEYLENIVNRYV from the coding sequence ATGACGACGCGTTTCTTCGGCGACATCAAGCCGGTGAAGTATGAAGGGCCGGACAGCACAAACCCTCTCGCCTATCGCTTCTACAATCCGGATGAGAAGGTGCTCGGCAAGCGCATGGAAGATCACCTTCGCTTCTCAGTCGCCTATTGGCATTCCTTTGCCTGGCCGGGCGGCGATCCTTTCGGCGGCCAGACCTTCGAGCGGCCGTGGTTTGGTGACACTATGAAGCACGCAAAACACAAGGCCGACGTCGCCTTCGAGATGTTTTCGCTGCTTGGCGTGCCTTTCTATTGCTTCCACGATGCCGATGTCCGCCCCGAGGGCAAGAATTTCACCGAAAGCGCGGAGCGCCTCGACGAAATTGCCGATTATTTTGCGCAAAAGCAGCAGGAAACCGGCGTCAAGCTGTTGTGGGGCACGGCCAATCTGTTCTCGAATCGCCGCTTCATGGCGGGGGCCGCGACAAACCCCGATCCCGATGTCTTTGCCTATTCCGCCGCGACGGTGAAGAAATGCATCGACGTGACCCAAAAGCTTGGCGGTGCGAACTATGTGCTTTGGGGCGGGCGTGAGGGCTATGAGACGCTACTGAATACCGACCTGAAGCGCGAGCGCCAGCAGGCGGGCCGTTTCCTCTGCATGGTTGTGGACTATGCGAAGAAGATCGGCTTCAAGGGCACCATCCTGATCGAGCCGAAGCCGCAGGAGCCCACCAAGCATCAATACGATTACGATGTGGCTACGGTATATGGCTTCCTCAAGGATTTCGGGCTGGAGAAGGAAGTGAAGCTCAATATCGAGCAGGGACACGCAATTCTCGCCGGTCATTCATTCGAGCACGAACTCGCGCTGGCCGGGGCGCTCGGCGTTTTCGGCTCCATCGACATGAACCGTAACGACTACCAATCGGGCTGGGATACGGACCAGTTCCCGAATAATGTGCCGGAGATGGCGCTCGCTTACTACTATGTCCTTCAGAATGGCGGGTTCACGACCGGTGGCACAAATTTCGACGCAAAGCTGCGCCGCCAATCGCTGGACCCGCAGGATCTTCTGGTCGCGCATGTTGGCGGCATGGATTGCTGTGCGCGCGGACTGAAGGCCGCCGCAAAGATGGTCGAGGACAAAGCATTGTCAAAACCGCTGGACGATCGCTATGCGGGATGGGACAGCGCCGAGGCCAAGGCGATGCTTTCAGGCAAGCGCACGCTGGAAGAGATCGCAAAGCGCGTGGTCGCGGAAGGCATCGAGCCTGAGCCGCGTTCGGGGCGTCAGGAATATCTGGAGAATATCGTCAACCGCTATGTCTGA
- the xdhB gene encoding xanthine dehydrogenase molybdopterin binding subunit yields the protein MTAHQPSVKAAKIKGGVHTDLHHDSAHKHVTGEAIYIDDMPEPNGTLHGCLGLSTVTHGRIVKMDLSAVRLAAGVVDVLTANDVPGVNDISPTGRNDEPVLADGIVQFYGQPVFCVVAETREQARRACKLAKIHYEELPFVTDIGALDVAKDKLVTPNLTLLKGDPAEPIRNAPRRLKGQVRNGGQDHFYLEGQISMAIPGEDGDVTVYCSTQHPSEVQHMVGHALGVPSHAVTVEVRRMGGGFGGKETQGNQFAALAAIAAKRLRRAVKIRPDRDDDMTATGKRHDFLIDYEVGFDDEGNIHGVDFTFAARCGFSSDLSGPVTDRALFHCDNTYFYPAVKAVSAPFYTNTVSNTAFRGFGGPQGIIGAERIIDEVAIATGKDPLEIRRKNFYGTTDRNVTPYHQTVEDNIIQRIFDELEQDADYWGRRREIRAFNNNSRFIKRGLAMTPVKFGISFTATHYNQAGALVHVYTDGSVHLNHGGTEMGQGLNTKVAQVVAEEFQIDVDQVKITATTTGKVPNTSATAASSGADLNGMAAQDGARQIKKRLVDFAAEKYSVEPDQIVFLPNRVRVGNQEIPFTELIKQAYFARIQLSAAGFYKTPKIHWDRSKGQGRPFYYFAYGAACAEVSVDTLTGEYMVERVDILHETGRSLNPALDLGQVEGAFIQGMGWLTTEELWWDDKGRLRTHAPSTYKIPLASDRPKIFNVKLANWSENREKTVHRSKAVGEPPFVLGMSVYHALTDAVASVADHKIHPQMDAPATPERVLMAIERMKALRHKP from the coding sequence ATGACAGCACATCAGCCGAGTGTGAAGGCGGCGAAGATCAAGGGTGGCGTCCATACGGACCTGCATCACGATTCGGCGCACAAGCATGTCACCGGCGAGGCCATCTACATTGACGATATGCCTGAGCCGAACGGGACTCTGCACGGCTGCCTCGGACTATCCACGGTCACCCATGGCAGGATCGTCAAGATGGACCTTTCCGCCGTGCGCCTCGCGGCTGGCGTTGTGGACGTGCTGACCGCGAACGATGTTCCGGGCGTCAACGATATTTCACCCACCGGCCGCAATGACGAGCCTGTGCTGGCCGATGGCATCGTGCAGTTCTATGGCCAACCCGTTTTCTGCGTTGTGGCGGAGACGCGCGAACAGGCGCGGCGCGCCTGCAAGCTGGCGAAGATCCACTATGAAGAACTGCCCTTCGTCACCGACATCGGCGCGTTGGATGTGGCGAAGGACAAGCTCGTTACGCCGAACCTGACGCTTCTGAAAGGCGATCCGGCCGAGCCTATCCGCAACGCTCCGCGCCGCCTCAAGGGGCAGGTGCGCAACGGCGGTCAGGATCATTTCTACCTTGAGGGCCAGATTTCAATGGCCATTCCCGGCGAGGATGGCGACGTTACCGTCTATTGCTCGACACAGCATCCGAGCGAGGTCCAGCACATGGTCGGCCATGCGCTCGGCGTGCCCAGCCATGCGGTCACCGTCGAGGTTCGCCGCATGGGCGGCGGCTTCGGCGGCAAGGAAACGCAAGGCAACCAGTTTGCCGCGCTGGCCGCCATTGCCGCCAAGCGGCTCAGGCGTGCGGTGAAAATCCGTCCCGACCGCGACGACGACATGACGGCCACCGGCAAACGCCACGATTTCCTCATCGACTACGAAGTTGGTTTCGACGACGAGGGAAACATCCACGGCGTGGATTTCACCTTTGCGGCGCGCTGCGGCTTCTCGTCGGATCTGTCGGGGCCCGTGACAGATCGCGCGCTGTTCCACTGCGACAACACATATTTTTATCCTGCAGTGAAGGCGGTTTCGGCACCTTTTTACACCAACACAGTGTCCAACACGGCCTTTCGCGGCTTTGGCGGGCCACAGGGCATCATCGGCGCGGAAAGGATCATCGACGAGGTGGCGATCGCCACGGGCAAGGACCCGCTCGAAATCCGGCGGAAGAATTTCTACGGCACCACGGATCGCAACGTCACACCCTACCACCAGACCGTCGAGGACAACATCATCCAGCGCATTTTCGACGAGCTGGAGCAGGACGCCGACTATTGGGGGCGGCGTCGCGAAATCCGCGCCTTCAACAACAACAGCCGGTTCATCAAGCGCGGGCTGGCCATGACGCCGGTCAAGTTCGGCATCTCGTTCACCGCCACGCACTACAATCAGGCGGGCGCGCTCGTCCATGTCTACACGGATGGGTCAGTCCACCTGAACCATGGCGGCACCGAGATGGGACAGGGCCTCAATACCAAGGTGGCACAGGTAGTGGCCGAGGAATTCCAGATCGATGTCGATCAGGTGAAGATCACGGCAACGACCACCGGCAAGGTGCCGAACACGTCGGCGACGGCGGCATCCTCCGGCGCCGACCTGAACGGGATGGCAGCGCAGGATGGCGCGCGGCAGATCAAGAAGAGGTTGGTTGATTTCGCTGCCGAGAAATACAGCGTCGAGCCTGACCAGATTGTGTTCCTGCCCAACAGGGTGCGCGTCGGCAACCAGGAGATTCCGTTCACCGAACTCATCAAGCAGGCCTATTTTGCGCGTATCCAGCTTTCGGCGGCGGGGTTCTACAAGACGCCGAAGATCCATTGGGACCGCTCGAAGGGGCAGGGTCGCCCCTTTTACTATTTTGCCTATGGTGCGGCCTGCGCAGAGGTTTCGGTCGACACGCTGACGGGCGAGTATATGGTCGAGCGCGTCGATATCCTGCATGAAACGGGCCGCTCGCTCAATCCTGCGCTCGATCTCGGGCAGGTGGAAGGCGCGTTCATCCAGGGCATGGGCTGGCTGACGACGGAAGAGCTGTGGTGGGACGACAAGGGACGCCTGCGCACGCACGCACCCTCGACCTACAAGATTCCGCTGGCGTCGGACCGTCCGAAAATATTCAACGTGAAGCTGGCCAACTGGTCGGAAAATCGCGAGAAAACCGTGCACCGCTCGAAGGCCGTGGGCGAGCCGCCTTTCGTGCTGGGCATGTCGGTCTATCACGCGCTCACTGATGCCGTGGCAAGCGTCGCCGATCACAAGATCCATCCGCAAATGGACGCGCCGGCAACGCCCGAGCGGGTGCTGATGGCCATCGAGCGGATGAAGGCGTTACGGCACAAACCGTGA